DNA sequence from the Penicillium psychrofluorescens genome assembly, chromosome: 3 genome:
TCTCTAAAGAGCGATTGATAACAACACATTGAACTTGGCAACTATCAGCGAATCCACGACGCCGAGGCAGCGTCGGAAAGCCTTTGCATGGACTGGAAAACACAAAATGCCTTGCTCTTGCTGCAGTTGATAGGATTTACCGGCGACCTTGTCCACAAAGGGAGATTGGTAACAACTCCTTTTAACTCGGCAATTGCCAGCGAACAATGCGTTGATAAACTTTCTAGGGACAAGGCTCTAGTCGGGTAGGCCGAAAGAGGAGTCGTCATAATCTTTGATTAGGGTTAACTAATCTGAATGTTTGCGGGGCCTCCGATAAATAATCAGTTCTTACTCGAAATGGGGCGGTGCGTTATCTGTGTTGCGTCTAACAGAGTGATAACAGTTTATGTGACACGGGCGGTCTATATATCCCTCGACTTAGTAGCACACACGCTCGCTATGCAAAACTGCCTTGCATCTCAGTGATCTACAAACACCAGTCATGGCCCAAgcgaaagaagaagtatTTGGTGTCTCAACGGACGAGGATCTAACCCTCGAGCATCTGGGGTACCAGCAAGGTAGGACCGCAGTGATCATCTATTTAATAACAGCGTATTCACATACCTACAGAATTTCGACGCTCGTATAGTTTGTTTGATATGGTAGGGTTCAGCTTCAGCATCGTGACATGGTAAGAAGCACTGATGAGCGGAAATTGAAGGAGCAATTCATTTCTAATGGCCATTAGTTGGACAGCACTGAGCGGCGTCTTTATCGTCGGCGTTGAAGCCGGTGGCCCACCCGTTATGATCTTCGGCTGGGTTGGAGTATGTATTTTTACGTTGCTCATTGGATTGGCCATGGCCGAAATGTGTTCGCGTTGGCCGGTGGCAGGAGGTCAGTACTCCTGGGTGGCCATGCTGGCTCCCCCACGAGTGTCTCGACAGCTGTCCTATATCACAGGATGGTTTATGCTCACTGGTTGGTATTTCTGAATTCATTTCAAACCTATGGAATTATGTTAAGCTCCCTATTAGGAATACTTGCTATGGGCGCAGTGAACAACTCTTTTGCATCCAATTACATCTTGGGCCAGGCCAACCTGGTTTTCCCTTCTTTCACCATTGAGAGATGGCACACTGTCTTAGTTGCTTGGGGTGTGGGGATTTTTGCTCTGGGTGTTAATGTGTTTGTACCCCAGGCGCTGCATCGAGTGGCACGACTTATCCTCCTATGGAATCTTTTCTCCTTCATCGTCGTGATTATCACTCTCCTGGCAACCAACGATCATAAACAAGATTCCAGTTTCGTCTTTCAGGACTTCCAAAACATGACCGGATTTGGCTCCGCCATGGCTACCGTAGTAGGAATTCTACAAAGCCTCTTCGGCATGTGCTGCTATGACGCTGCCAGCCATATGACAGAGGAGATGACCCACGCAAGCCGGGACGCCCCGAAAGCAATTGTGCTGTCAGTCTTGCTGGGAGCTATTACTGGatttatctttcttctcactTTGTGTTTCTGTATTGGTGATATTGCAACAACGGCGAAATCAACTACAGGAGTTCCGGTAATCCAGATCTTCTACAACTCGACCCAGAGCAAAGTGGGGACTTGCATTTTGGCAAGCATGATGACTGTCATTCTCGTTGTGGCTTCCATTAGCTTGGTGGCTGAAGGATCTCGATCTGTTTATGCCTTTGCACGAGACCATGGCCTGCCGTTTTCAGACGTGTTGTCCAAGGTTGaaccgaggaagaaaatcccACTATACGCCATCTTTTTGACCTTAACGGTTCAGGTGGGTCTAAACGCGATCTACTTTGGCACAGAGACCGGCTTCAATACTGTTGTATCAATAGCAGCCACTGGATTTTGTGAGTTAAAGGAGACCCGAAACTATATGACATTGAAGTCCCGGGATATGACGACTAATATATTATCCCGAACAGATGTCTCCTATGGTCTTGTCCTATTTTCTCGACTACTTGGCTATTTCTTCAGCCATCATACTTCATCGTTCACTGGGTCATATTCACTGCCACTTCCACTTTCTCTAAGCTTCAATGGGATAGGTTTGCTCTTCTTGATTTTTGCTgtcatcaacttcaactTCCCTTCTGAGGCCCCCGTTACCCCGGTTTCGATGAACTATACCTGTGCGGCGATTGGTCTGGTGAGCTTGCTTAGCATTGTAACATGGTTTACCACTGCATCAAAACGCTTCACTGGCCCATCGGATGTTAGAAATTTGGTGGTCAACGGCGTGGATAGCATATCGACATTGCAGCCTGTCCCTGACACAAAGCCAAGCAAGGAGACATAATGTTCGGAGTTTTTAGGCTGCTTTTATCATAATGATCCTTTTTTACTGCACTACGGGTGGACATAGTCAGAGAACGTgccaattttttttttcttttggaaAAACAACGCAATCTATAAGCTTTCAGACAAAGGAGAGCCCCAATAATTCCATTTGAAATAAAATGATCACCAGGAAACTCAACAACGATAATGAAAAATGAGCAAAAGTAGTGGAGCAAAGGAATATGGAAATCAGAGCCAAACTTCAAAGCGCACATCAAACAAAGAAACTCACTGCATTGGACTCTCAAATCCATCTGTCACTCTGTCAAAGAGAGCACAAATTTCCGTGTCGTATCCTGTAGAGGAAAGACTGGTTAGAAATGTGTATTAGGAGAACGAAAAACCCAGGGACGAGGGAACCAAGCGTTACCTCGCTCAAACTCCGTATCAACCTGCATCCGGCTGGAGATAGCGTAGGCCTCGTTGAGGACATGGGCCTCGGTGGGAAAGCGGCCCTCGACCTTGATGGACCACACGAGACGTCGCACGTTCATGACGGGATTTTCAGTGACCGTGGCTCTGCCGTTCTGGATGGCCTCTTTGGCGATCTCGAAGAGTTCCCACGCAGATAGATCGGCATTGTCACGGTTGTAGGTAACGTTTACGTACTTCAGCTCCTCAGACTGTCCAAAATCAGCATCTTGGAGATATTCGTGGTAGTCACGTTGGTCCTGTTGGTCCTGTTGGTCCTGGTGGTCGCGGTTGTCATTTTGGTCGAAGAAGTCAAACGGATCGTCGTTGTCGACCTGATTGCGGTGGTCGAACTGGTCGAACTGATCGTAGTGGGCGCGATGATTGTGAGGGTGGGCGCGATGGGCGCGGTGTCCGCGGTCTccgtggtgatgatggccagaGCCGCTGAAAGCACTGTGGGAATGACGAGAGCCCCTACAACGGTATCGACAAGGGCCAGAGCCACCTAAATGGTGCCGAAAATGGCTGCTACAGTGCGGTAAACCGCCGGGTGAGTACATGAAAgctgtttttttttttgagtGTT
Encoded proteins:
- a CDS encoding uncharacterized protein (ID:PFLUO_004540-T1.cds;~source:funannotate) yields the protein MNLSTPVPGSTAREKERLQPALAASPQADSSRDEPSKQSLSAEPARSKDMIPAEVGISVETPSSLEMHFPSFASDNVTGESNFDLNMVDLLDGANFDSLFDLIGQQGSRHSHSAFSGSGHHHHGDRGHRAHRAHPHNHRAHYDQFDQFDHRNQVDNDDPFDFFDQNDNRDHQDQQDQQDQRDYHEYLQDADFGQSEELKYVNVTYNRDNADLSAWELFEIAKEAIQNGRATVTENPVMNVRRLVWSIKVEGRFPTEAHVLNEAYAISSRMQVDTEFERGYDTEICALFDRVTDGFESPMQ